A region of Myxococcus stipitatus DSM 14675 DNA encodes the following proteins:
- a CDS encoding DEAD/DEAH box helicase family protein, producing the protein MSPPRPCPLRLRRVQAQALLEASRVGGLLGPIGTGHGKELTTLLMPMVMPGCRVAVLFIPASLLPQFESEWGYYGAHWKLPNLAGGRWFRVGLPVLHVVTYNKLSSQEATDLLERIRPDLVILNEAHNLKDPKASRTGRFLRYFEKHPRTRLVALSGTFASKSIKDYAHLSRLALGEGSPLPLAHHVVEEWGTALDPGKVVALPGALERLCEPGEHVREGFQRRRNATSGVVATEESALDKPLIIRERKVGPVPAQLFALIELAHAGERPDGEQFQEQLQAVACARQLSAGFYHRWRYPRGEPHELIEQWFARRKAWNKEVWEELKGKRREHLDSPGLLTKAALRAHMSPPYEGDKPVWHAATWPEWTEIHAAVQPEPQAVWVSDFLVKDAAEWARSRVGIVWVEYPELGERIAKEAGVPFYGGGTVASEDILRETGRRSIVASIKAHATGKNLQQFSRNLVVTPPSDGAAWEQLLARTHRPGQQAQVVEVEVCLHSQDYAAAFGTALERARFIQQTDGQSQKILMARSDQPPIDCAG; encoded by the coding sequence ATGTCCCCACCGCGTCCGTGCCCGTTGCGATTGCGCCGGGTCCAGGCCCAGGCTCTCCTCGAAGCCTCGCGCGTCGGTGGACTCCTCGGGCCCATCGGCACCGGCCACGGGAAGGAGCTGACCACCCTCCTCATGCCCATGGTGATGCCGGGCTGTCGAGTGGCCGTCCTCTTCATTCCCGCTAGCCTCTTGCCCCAGTTCGAGTCCGAGTGGGGCTACTACGGCGCGCACTGGAAGTTGCCGAACCTCGCGGGTGGCCGGTGGTTCCGCGTGGGTCTGCCCGTCCTGCACGTCGTCACGTACAACAAGCTCTCCAGCCAGGAGGCCACGGACCTCCTGGAGCGTATTCGCCCAGACCTGGTCATCCTCAACGAAGCCCACAACCTCAAGGACCCGAAGGCGTCACGCACCGGCCGCTTCCTCCGTTACTTCGAGAAGCATCCACGGACGCGGCTGGTGGCTTTGTCCGGCACCTTCGCGTCCAAGAGCATCAAGGACTACGCGCACCTGTCGCGGCTGGCGCTGGGCGAGGGCTCTCCATTGCCGCTCGCGCACCACGTCGTGGAGGAATGGGGGACAGCCCTGGACCCGGGCAAGGTGGTGGCTCTACCCGGGGCACTTGAGCGACTGTGCGAGCCGGGAGAGCACGTCCGAGAGGGCTTCCAGCGCCGCCGCAACGCCACGTCCGGAGTGGTGGCCACCGAAGAGAGCGCCCTGGACAAGCCGCTCATCATCCGAGAGCGGAAGGTAGGCCCCGTGCCCGCGCAGCTCTTCGCGCTCATCGAGCTGGCGCACGCGGGCGAGCGTCCGGACGGAGAGCAATTCCAGGAGCAGCTCCAAGCTGTGGCGTGCGCGCGGCAGCTCTCAGCGGGCTTCTATCATCGCTGGCGCTATCCACGAGGCGAGCCGCACGAGCTGATTGAGCAGTGGTTCGCGCGGCGCAAGGCATGGAACAAGGAGGTGTGGGAGGAACTCAAGGGCAAGCGCCGCGAGCACCTGGACTCACCGGGGCTGCTCACCAAGGCAGCCCTCCGCGCGCACATGTCGCCGCCCTACGAAGGGGACAAACCCGTGTGGCATGCGGCAACGTGGCCGGAGTGGACGGAGATTCATGCAGCCGTGCAGCCCGAGCCCCAGGCCGTTTGGGTGTCGGATTTTCTGGTGAAGGACGCGGCGGAGTGGGCGCGCTCACGCGTGGGAATCGTCTGGGTCGAGTATCCGGAGCTGGGGGAACGCATCGCCAAGGAAGCAGGCGTGCCGTTCTACGGCGGGGGCACGGTCGCGTCCGAGGACATCCTCCGGGAGACAGGGAGGCGCTCCATCGTGGCGAGCATCAAGGCACACGCCACGGGGAAGAACCTCCAGCAGTTCTCTCGAAACCTCGTGGTGACGCCGCCCTCGGACGGCGCCGCATGGGAGCAACTCCTTGCGCGCACGCATCGGCCAGGTCAGCAGGCACAGGTTGTCGAGGTGGAGGTGTGCCTGCATTCGCAGGACTACGCCGCCGCGTTCGGCACGGCTCTTGAACGAGCGCGGTTCATTCAACAAACCGATGGTCAGTCCCAGAAAATACTCATGGCAAGATCAGATCAACCCCCAATCGACTGCGCCGGGTAA
- a CDS encoding PD-(D/E)XK nuclease family protein: MEADAAQLEAPRRRAVDGGAINFLSILQLKQFSLCQRSWYFAKVLRLPEPESKAQALGIKGHAQLEHYLRTGEDVLGDIARAGHHLLPTPGSDLLVEESFGTPSPLSADGVPFIGHIDLINPRRLADGVLRVTDHKFSSHVARYGATPAQLVDASTEAGLQMVGYGVWAALSVERFPSVRVLELEHLYFQTRGARRAESVLARTSTEHVTHEWTEKVVPMVRRMREVARATRSADAPPNFGACEKFGGCPFKEKCLSGGPTVSLMNRLILKNQAPDTAAQLPLAPPPSAAPAESLGTCDRCGATLTPENTSKLRSGDVLHVSCPGAEVAAVLPPDAPVASPTISTDGAPKRRGRKPKAPAAPGDHQESPTIVPMATSLQSERLRLFVDCVPNMPAASLAEYVSNVASQVSEAGGVEDLRFAGAESALGFGKWKGALAMAIRSTPPAPGAYAALGLAHSELLQIAVEALEPLCGPGDFVRGAR, encoded by the coding sequence ATGGAGGCTGATGCCGCGCAGCTCGAGGCACCCCGCCGCCGTGCGGTGGACGGGGGTGCTATCAACTTCCTCTCCATCTTGCAGCTGAAGCAATTCAGCCTGTGTCAGCGCAGCTGGTACTTCGCGAAGGTGTTGCGACTGCCCGAGCCTGAATCCAAGGCGCAAGCCCTGGGCATCAAGGGGCACGCACAACTGGAGCACTACCTACGCACGGGAGAAGACGTCCTCGGCGACATCGCGCGCGCTGGCCATCATCTGCTTCCGACGCCGGGCTCGGACCTTCTGGTTGAGGAGTCCTTCGGCACGCCCTCTCCCCTGTCGGCGGATGGAGTCCCTTTCATCGGGCACATCGACCTCATCAACCCGCGTCGACTCGCGGATGGAGTGCTGCGCGTCACGGACCACAAGTTCTCGTCCCACGTGGCTCGCTACGGGGCCACGCCCGCGCAGTTGGTGGACGCGAGCACCGAGGCCGGCTTGCAGATGGTGGGCTACGGCGTCTGGGCAGCTCTCTCAGTTGAGCGATTCCCTAGTGTCCGCGTGCTGGAGCTGGAGCACCTCTACTTCCAGACGCGCGGCGCGCGACGTGCAGAGAGCGTCCTCGCCAGGACGAGCACCGAGCACGTCACGCACGAATGGACAGAGAAGGTTGTCCCCATGGTGCGCCGCATGCGCGAAGTGGCCCGAGCCACGCGCAGCGCGGACGCGCCTCCCAACTTCGGTGCCTGCGAGAAGTTCGGCGGGTGCCCCTTCAAAGAGAAGTGCCTTTCAGGAGGTCCCACCGTGTCCCTGATGAATCGCCTCATCCTCAAGAACCAGGCCCCCGACACCGCCGCGCAACTCCCGCTCGCCCCGCCCCCTTCCGCCGCCCCCGCCGAGTCCCTTGGGACGTGCGACAGGTGCGGCGCGACGCTCACGCCGGAGAACACGAGCAAGCTCCGCTCGGGGGACGTGCTGCATGTGTCCTGCCCGGGTGCCGAAGTGGCCGCCGTGCTGCCCCCGGATGCCCCTGTCGCTTCGCCCACCATCTCCACGGATGGCGCGCCGAAGCGGCGTGGTCGCAAGCCCAAGGCCCCCGCCGCGCCCGGCGATCACCAAGAGTCCCCGACCATCGTCCCGATGGCCACGAGCCTCCAGAGCGAGCGCCTGCGCCTGTTCGTGGACTGCGTCCCCAACATGCCCGCCGCCTCCCTCGCGGAGTACGTGTCCAACGTGGCGTCCCAGGTTAGCGAGGCCGGAGGCGTCGAGGACCTGCGATTCGCAGGGGCGGAGAGCGCGCTAGGGTTCGGCAAGTGGAAGGGCGCGTTGGCCATGGCCATCCGCAGCACGCCTCCCGCCCCGGGCGCGTATGCGGCCCTTGGCCTTGCCCACTCGGAGCTCCTGCAAATCGCAGTGGAAGCTCTGGAGCCCCTGTGCGGGCCGGGTGACTTCGTGCGCGGTGCTCGCTGA
- a CDS encoding DNA-methyltransferase produces MKPVHDTHHATLFSGNCVEVMASLPSGSVDAIITDPPYAEINREYGRLSEPDWHELMRAVVGQVRRVLKPSGSAVFILQPNSEHVGRMRPWLFEFMAWTSREWNLVQDVWWWNVSTPPTGSCQRKNGLMRPSVKACVWLGAPTCYRNQDAVLWTPSEAMARVKHANRALRVSPSGLSVRAGRIADTVAERGGVTPYNLLPIPNSNSVSSGGAKGHGAATPEVLCDWWVRYITRQGDIILDPFFGSGTVGAAALKAGRSVVGIEQHAPYVEIARQTLVSAEANHGG; encoded by the coding sequence GTGAAGCCTGTTCACGACACCCACCACGCCACGCTGTTCTCCGGCAACTGCGTCGAGGTGATGGCGTCGCTTCCCTCGGGAAGCGTCGACGCCATCATCACCGACCCGCCCTACGCGGAAATCAACCGCGAGTACGGGCGGCTATCGGAGCCCGACTGGCACGAGCTCATGCGCGCTGTCGTTGGCCAGGTGCGGCGGGTGCTCAAGCCATCGGGCTCCGCCGTCTTCATCTTGCAGCCCAACAGCGAGCACGTGGGGCGCATGCGGCCATGGCTCTTCGAGTTCATGGCCTGGACGTCTCGGGAGTGGAACCTCGTCCAAGACGTCTGGTGGTGGAACGTCAGCACCCCACCCACGGGGAGTTGCCAGCGAAAGAATGGGCTCATGCGTCCCTCGGTAAAGGCGTGCGTCTGGCTCGGTGCGCCCACGTGCTACCGAAACCAGGATGCCGTCCTGTGGACGCCCTCCGAGGCCATGGCTCGGGTCAAGCACGCCAACCGAGCTCTCCGCGTGTCTCCCTCTGGGCTGTCCGTCCGGGCGGGGAGAATTGCCGACACCGTCGCGGAGCGCGGTGGCGTCACCCCATACAACCTCTTGCCGATTCCCAACTCCAACAGCGTTTCCAGTGGCGGCGCCAAGGGCCACGGTGCGGCAACTCCCGAGGTCCTCTGTGACTGGTGGGTGCGCTACATCACTCGACAGGGAGACATCATCCTGGACCCGTTCTTCGGCTCGGGCACCGTAGGGGCCGCGGCGCTGAAAGCCGGGCGCTCCGTCGTCGGAATTGAGCAACACGCCCCCTACGTCGAGATTGCTCGGCAGACCCTCGTCTCGGCGGAGGCGAACCATGGAGGCTGA
- a CDS encoding VapE domain-containing protein, which translates to MRVAFYESAQDNVPRVEDVTWPQLRALFTTHRRSQCPQSPCPSRCPAKNGPAWSPVDISERRRNENVRAVTLAVFDLDHLTAEQLAPLDELERGGYAFALHSTHSHRPPDYCLRLIMPLSRPVLPREWPAVRTAALALLRVPADPATKDLSRLYYLPDAPEGAEPFAESTDGRPLDVDELLASARAGLPVTASPSAPSAPMDAASTTTDQHHLGSLLRRHARPENKALIGRVLRGQPLAPRGSQDTTLQQLMSTVAFCLPTDTPDAAIVELLRPCYAATDWEQGTEHLISEALKKLHRARVRKTERDAKRLVEHQALWERLGISTRAITSTSELTPTDEGQADPDEWMKQLVTYETREETRLRNLEANIYTVLLHAPEWRGALRFNEVTKELELSGSPLRADVRPDELDSEIAVWFQNSEYGRLGLNPKPSHVREVLRIVARQNAYDPLRDYLEGLVWDGKPRIDTFLERYLGATGDTEHLRTIGPKWLISAVARALRPGCKVDTVLILEGPQGLQKSTAFRILAGEWFSDAPLDIGNKDSAALASQFWVQEMAELETVRRAADVQALKAYVSRNEDIYRPPYGRVTVRTPRRCVLVGTTNSEEYLRNDPSGYRRWWPVRCTSIDIAALKQDRAQLWAEAVVRFHQGEQWWLTEDQAERAEAQAKERSETPNDGKRDAIVQWLTRMSPARRPAEVPLLQVAEEALGVPKGQLNAATDREIASVLRDLGFRNRIQCVSGVRRRVWVVPEALRNAPEEKPATAGHRPH; encoded by the coding sequence ATGAGAGTCGCCTTCTACGAGTCCGCGCAAGACAACGTGCCGCGTGTCGAGGATGTCACCTGGCCGCAGCTGCGCGCCCTCTTCACCACTCACCGCCGAAGCCAGTGCCCTCAGTCTCCCTGCCCCAGCCGATGCCCCGCCAAGAATGGGCCCGCGTGGAGCCCTGTCGACATCTCCGAGAGACGGCGCAACGAGAACGTCCGCGCGGTGACGCTGGCCGTCTTCGACCTGGACCACCTCACCGCCGAACAACTCGCCCCTCTCGATGAGCTGGAGCGAGGTGGCTACGCCTTCGCCCTTCACTCCACCCACAGCCATCGGCCCCCTGACTACTGCCTTCGCCTCATCATGCCGTTGAGCAGGCCCGTGCTGCCTCGCGAGTGGCCCGCAGTGCGCACCGCCGCCCTCGCCTTGCTGCGCGTCCCCGCTGACCCCGCGACGAAGGACCTGTCACGCCTCTACTACCTGCCAGACGCCCCCGAAGGCGCCGAGCCCTTCGCGGAGAGCACCGATGGACGCCCTCTCGACGTCGACGAGTTGCTGGCCTCCGCACGCGCGGGACTGCCCGTCACCGCCTCCCCCTCGGCGCCGTCCGCGCCCATGGACGCGGCCTCTACCACCACGGACCAGCACCACCTCGGCTCGCTGCTGCGACGCCACGCGCGTCCTGAGAACAAGGCGCTCATTGGTCGCGTGCTTCGCGGTCAGCCCCTCGCGCCACGAGGGAGCCAGGACACCACACTCCAGCAACTCATGAGCACGGTGGCCTTCTGCCTGCCCACTGACACGCCGGACGCGGCCATTGTCGAGCTCCTGCGGCCTTGCTACGCCGCAACGGACTGGGAGCAAGGCACCGAGCACCTCATCTCCGAAGCACTGAAGAAGCTGCACCGCGCACGAGTCCGGAAGACGGAGCGCGATGCAAAGCGCCTCGTCGAGCACCAGGCACTCTGGGAGCGCCTTGGCATCTCAACCCGCGCCATCACCTCCACCTCGGAACTGACGCCCACCGACGAGGGACAAGCGGACCCAGATGAATGGATGAAGCAGCTCGTCACCTACGAGACGCGGGAGGAGACGCGGCTGCGCAACCTCGAGGCGAACATCTACACCGTCCTCCTCCATGCGCCCGAGTGGCGAGGAGCGCTGCGCTTCAACGAGGTGACGAAGGAGCTCGAGCTGTCGGGCAGCCCTCTGCGTGCGGATGTCCGCCCAGACGAGCTGGACAGCGAAATCGCGGTCTGGTTCCAAAACAGCGAATACGGCCGCCTCGGCCTCAACCCCAAACCCTCTCATGTTCGCGAAGTCTTGCGGATTGTCGCAAGGCAGAACGCCTATGACCCGCTGCGCGATTACCTGGAGGGGCTTGTCTGGGACGGTAAGCCGCGAATCGACACCTTCTTGGAGCGTTACCTCGGCGCGACAGGTGACACCGAGCACCTCCGCACCATCGGCCCCAAATGGCTCATCAGCGCCGTGGCCCGCGCACTGCGTCCGGGATGCAAGGTGGACACGGTGCTCATCCTCGAAGGCCCCCAAGGCCTCCAGAAGTCCACCGCCTTCCGCATCCTCGCGGGTGAGTGGTTCAGCGATGCGCCACTCGACATCGGCAACAAGGACTCGGCTGCGCTCGCCTCTCAGTTCTGGGTTCAGGAGATGGCCGAACTGGAGACGGTGCGGCGCGCCGCCGACGTCCAGGCCCTCAAGGCCTACGTTTCGCGTAACGAGGACATCTACCGGCCCCCTTATGGCCGAGTGACGGTGCGCACGCCGCGCCGCTGCGTCCTCGTGGGCACCACCAACAGCGAGGAGTACCTCCGCAATGACCCCAGTGGTTACCGCCGCTGGTGGCCGGTGCGCTGCACCTCTATCGACATCGCGGCACTGAAGCAGGACCGCGCCCAGCTCTGGGCGGAAGCCGTGGTGCGCTTCCACCAGGGCGAGCAATGGTGGCTCACCGAGGACCAGGCCGAGCGCGCCGAGGCCCAGGCCAAGGAGCGCAGCGAGACGCCCAACGACGGAAAGAGGGACGCCATCGTCCAGTGGCTCACGCGGATGTCCCCGGCGCGGCGTCCGGCAGAAGTCCCGCTGCTCCAGGTGGCGGAGGAGGCCCTCGGTGTCCCGAAGGGGCAGCTCAACGCGGCGACAGACAGGGAGATTGCCAGCGTCCTGAGAGACTTGGGCTTCCGAAACCGGATTCAGTGCGTGTCTGGAGTGCGCCGCCGTGTCTGGGTTGTTCCCGAGGCGCTGCGCAACGCACCGGAGGAAAAGCCCGCCACCGCTGGCCACCGCCCCCATTGA
- a CDS encoding sigma-70 family RNA polymerase sigma factor — translation MRDVPSTLALEVEGLALEILRLNEEGSRFSARRLSDELLRRMAPALRVLARRFAKSRGTLGENDLVQVASIEVFKALGTYLPEKKGGQSFLSWSTWRARRALKEHVRLQAADVRPSDAAQRGRTRSRTVVAPVEVISRDRPEEALSGSVTESHDAALAMEFMTVEELLSTCEQVARLYYALADMEPVLRELVCRVHGLGRTRQSIRDVASEWGVPRWRLDALLARARSLLRRKLAERGS, via the coding sequence ATGAGGGATGTCCCATCCACGCTGGCGCTCGAGGTGGAGGGGTTGGCGCTGGAGATTCTTCGGCTCAACGAAGAGGGCTCGCGCTTCTCAGCACGGCGTCTGTCGGATGAGCTGCTGCGGCGCATGGCACCTGCGCTTCGCGTGCTGGCGCGGCGCTTCGCGAAGTCGCGCGGCACGTTGGGCGAGAATGACCTCGTCCAGGTCGCGAGCATCGAAGTCTTCAAGGCCCTGGGGACGTACCTGCCGGAGAAGAAGGGCGGCCAGAGCTTCCTGTCCTGGTCAACGTGGCGTGCGCGGCGCGCCCTGAAAGAGCATGTCCGGCTTCAGGCTGCGGACGTGCGTCCCTCGGATGCTGCCCAGCGGGGCCGAACCCGGAGCCGCACGGTGGTTGCGCCCGTCGAGGTCATCAGCCGGGACAGGCCCGAGGAGGCGCTTTCGGGGTCCGTGACGGAATCCCATGACGCGGCGTTGGCCATGGAATTCATGACGGTGGAGGAGCTGCTCTCCACGTGCGAACAGGTGGCGCGGCTGTACTATGCGCTGGCCGACATGGAGCCCGTGCTGCGCGAGCTGGTGTGCCGGGTCCATGGCCTGGGGCGCACGCGGCAAAGCATCCGCGATGTTGCCAGCGAGTGGGGTGTTCCGCGGTGGCGTCTCGATGCACTGCTGGCGCGTGCCCGCAGTCTCCTGCGCCGCAAGTTGGCGGAGAGGGGGAGCTGA
- a CDS encoding terminase large subunit domain-containing protein, whose amino-acid sequence MHCEPRRSRFSVLVDQLSPDESPASFLVKQARTRQGLARLFGRLTHPEVETLVHDLDFWARREQMPPVAFATCFIMAGRGFGKTWSGARWVIQKAREAKTIGALIGPTAADVRDTMIRGSSGILALSPPWFMPVYEPSKRRVTWPNGVYAICYSADKPDRLRGPNCGWAWGDEPASWKHEMAALDQLPMVLRIGTAANPPQLLLTGTPRPLRKLEELLFSDAEAKTLRPGVVLRTGSSLANRANLAPSAVATMRALMNTRWGQQEVLGKLLMDVPGAIFGSARWGRVDADVHEYARALDRRIVSVDPAPTSETGSDETGIIVQGVRSSPLLGTDGVPLKRVSVLKDASLRGSPREWAAAAIREYLAFGCDSLVAEVNSGGEMVETTIQTVASEMGVHVNVKPVRAREAKSKRAEPVSALAETGRIELVGTFPKLELQLSKFSGVNGRRDDRVDALLWGVHELVFADSFFCL is encoded by the coding sequence ATGCACTGTGAGCCCCGGCGTTCGCGCTTCTCGGTGCTGGTGGACCAGCTCTCCCCGGATGAGTCCCCGGCCTCCTTCCTGGTGAAACAGGCGCGTACTCGCCAGGGCCTCGCGCGTCTCTTCGGGCGGCTGACGCATCCCGAGGTTGAGACGCTCGTTCACGACCTGGACTTCTGGGCGCGTCGCGAACAGATGCCGCCAGTCGCATTCGCCACGTGCTTCATCATGGCGGGCCGGGGCTTTGGAAAGACCTGGTCGGGCGCTCGGTGGGTGATTCAGAAGGCCCGCGAGGCCAAGACGATTGGCGCCCTCATCGGCCCAACTGCTGCGGATGTTCGCGACACCATGATTCGTGGCTCCAGCGGCATCCTCGCCCTGTCGCCCCCGTGGTTCATGCCGGTGTACGAGCCCAGCAAGCGGCGCGTGACGTGGCCCAACGGCGTCTATGCCATCTGCTACTCGGCGGATAAGCCGGACCGGTTGCGCGGGCCCAACTGCGGCTGGGCCTGGGGCGATGAGCCCGCGAGTTGGAAGCATGAAATGGCAGCGCTGGACCAGCTCCCGATGGTTCTGCGCATCGGCACCGCTGCGAATCCGCCCCAGCTCCTCCTGACGGGAACCCCTCGCCCGTTGCGGAAGCTGGAGGAGCTGCTCTTCTCCGACGCGGAAGCGAAGACCCTCCGGCCCGGGGTGGTGCTGCGCACGGGCTCGTCACTGGCCAACCGCGCCAACCTGGCGCCGAGTGCCGTGGCCACCATGCGCGCGCTGATGAACACGCGCTGGGGACAACAGGAGGTGCTCGGCAAGCTGCTGATGGACGTGCCAGGCGCAATCTTCGGCTCGGCGCGGTGGGGCAGGGTGGATGCGGATGTCCATGAGTACGCCCGAGCGCTGGACCGCCGCATCGTCTCCGTGGACCCTGCGCCCACGAGCGAGACGGGCTCGGACGAGACGGGCATCATCGTCCAGGGAGTGAGAAGCAGTCCGCTCCTTGGGACGGACGGCGTGCCGTTGAAGCGTGTCTCCGTGCTCAAGGACGCAAGCCTCCGGGGCTCTCCGCGCGAGTGGGCCGCCGCTGCTATCCGTGAGTACCTGGCCTTCGGGTGTGACTCCCTGGTGGCCGAGGTGAACTCGGGCGGGGAGATGGTGGAGACGACGATTCAGACCGTGGCCTCGGAGATGGGTGTCCACGTCAACGTGAAGCCGGTGCGCGCCCGCGAGGCGAAGAGCAAACGTGCCGAGCCTGTGAGCGCGTTGGCCGAGACGGGGCGCATTGAGTTGGTGGGCACTTTCCCCAAGCTCGAGCTCCAGTTGTCCAAATTCTCGGGCGTCAACGGTCGCCGCGATGACCGCGTGGATGCCCTGCTGTGGGGCGTTCACGAGTTGGTGTTCGCGGATTCCTTCTTCTGTCTGTGA